One stretch of Argiope bruennichi chromosome 3, qqArgBrue1.1, whole genome shotgun sequence DNA includes these proteins:
- the LOC129963544 gene encoding cuticle protein 10.9-like — MYFKVAVLFAVIAASVAQYAAPSYAKPDEIKYPPQPYQFGYDSNDEYGNTAYRKESGDSNGRVQGSYGYKDAQGIERVVEYVADEHGYRAQVKTNEPGTENKSPADIELYANPIAVNWVPQPQRYQAAPAGGAAAAYKPQY, encoded by the exons GTCGCTGTTCTTTTTGCTGTGATTGCTGCCTCCGTGGCACAGTATGCTGCTCCAAGTTACGCAAAGCCTGATGAAATCAAG TACCCACCCCAGCCTTACCAGTTCGGGTACGACAGCAACGACGAGTACGGTAACACCGCCTACCGAAAGGAAAGCGGCGACTCCAACGGCCGAGTCCAGGGAAGCTACGGATACAAGGATGCCCAGGGAATCGAAAGAGTCGTCGAGTACGTCGCTGATGAGCACGGGTACAGAGCTCAG GTGAAAACTAATGAACCAGGAACCGAAAACAAGAGCCCTGCCGACATCGAATTGTATGCCAACCCCATTGCCGTCAACTGGGTACCCCAACCCCAGAGGTACCAGGCTGCTCCAGCTGGTGGGGCCGCTGCTGCTTACAAGCCCCAGTACTAG